One Alkalicoccus halolimnae DNA segment encodes these proteins:
- a CDS encoding DUF2207 domain-containing protein — protein sequence MGIKTTTTILTSLFLIASPMSAGAFELTIPEAEIDAFLQEDGNVQVEESFTYDFEGEFNGVVRALNYPDYASIENLEAFENGERLEIETEEEIVHRIHRQGEDESFTVDLQYTIEDGVELYNDLGEFYWAFFDSSNETDYESMQIRVHPPEPSEEMEAIGYDEAENSEQPADEYVLFDMGHVESGENGDVRAAFDAGLFEGVTRTAEGSAAEEIQQEEEEREEAAAAAAERRNFLSNAAPIAIPILALLFLSVIYVDRKKYSHLKQSAFTNDLTPGAPALQLSMPATMYYVHPAVTPEMLTASLLDLVRQDKVTQEGEESFRLESRENLMAHERILVSMLFDDMGKENVFRLSDMSDYLKNEKNYETFETKKIEWQKAVSAEKKEADLKINKLGFKLGLGAVALLPLALGIVYIVHGMVVPFILLLALYLFVFGYAAVYQPRTEKGWKLLRDWKDYKDEVARYEPEDWKTLPPEEQKIAFIYGLGLNLKSVKKMSGDLTKEFSSAPAASRGYGSDIPLFMTAGLLASTSFQSSSAEAASSFSASSSGGIGGGGGVGGGGGGSGGF from the coding sequence ATGGGAATAAAAACAACTACCACGATACTTACTTCTTTATTTTTGATTGCATCCCCAATGTCTGCGGGTGCGTTTGAACTTACGATCCCGGAAGCAGAAATTGATGCGTTTTTGCAGGAGGACGGAAACGTACAGGTGGAAGAATCGTTTACGTATGATTTTGAAGGAGAATTTAATGGCGTCGTCAGGGCACTGAATTACCCGGACTATGCGTCTATTGAAAACCTGGAAGCATTTGAAAATGGAGAGCGGCTGGAAATTGAGACGGAAGAAGAAATCGTCCACCGCATTCACCGGCAGGGAGAGGACGAAAGCTTTACAGTAGATCTTCAGTATACGATTGAAGACGGGGTGGAGCTTTACAACGATCTTGGCGAATTTTACTGGGCTTTTTTCGACAGCTCCAACGAAACAGATTATGAGTCAATGCAGATTCGGGTGCACCCGCCGGAACCGTCTGAAGAAATGGAAGCGATCGGCTACGACGAAGCGGAAAATTCGGAGCAGCCCGCTGATGAATACGTGTTATTTGATATGGGGCACGTGGAAAGCGGAGAAAATGGAGATGTGCGCGCTGCTTTTGATGCCGGACTATTTGAAGGCGTAACGAGAACGGCAGAAGGCTCGGCAGCGGAAGAAATTCAGCAGGAAGAGGAAGAACGGGAGGAAGCCGCCGCAGCTGCCGCGGAACGCCGAAACTTTTTATCCAATGCGGCACCGATCGCCATTCCGATCCTTGCCCTTTTATTTCTAAGCGTGATTTATGTGGACCGGAAAAAATACAGCCACTTAAAGCAAAGCGCCTTCACGAACGACCTCACTCCCGGGGCACCGGCGCTGCAGCTTAGCATGCCTGCTACAATGTATTACGTGCATCCCGCTGTCACACCGGAAATGCTTACTGCTTCTTTACTGGATCTTGTCAGACAGGACAAGGTGACACAGGAGGGAGAGGAGAGCTTCCGACTGGAAAGCCGGGAGAACCTGATGGCGCATGAACGTATTCTCGTTTCGATGCTGTTTGATGACATGGGAAAGGAAAATGTCTTTCGTCTCTCTGACATGTCGGACTATCTGAAGAATGAAAAGAATTACGAAACCTTTGAAACGAAAAAGATTGAATGGCAGAAAGCGGTTAGCGCAGAAAAGAAAGAAGCAGATTTGAAAATCAATAAACTCGGCTTTAAGCTGGGGCTCGGAGCAGTCGCTCTGCTCCCTTTAGCTTTAGGCATTGTTTATATCGTGCACGGTATGGTCGTGCCCTTTATTCTGCTGCTTGCGTTATACCTTTTTGTTTTCGGATATGCGGCCGTGTATCAGCCGAGGACGGAAAAAGGCTGGAAGCTGCTCCGGGACTGGAAAGATTACAAAGATGAAGTGGCCCGCTATGAACCGGAAGACTGGAAGACCCTTCCACCGGAGGAACAGAAAATTGCTTTTATCTACGGACTCGGGCTGAATCTGAAATCGGTAAAGAAAATGAGTGGGGATCTGACAAAAGAATTTTCAAGCGCGCCGGCTGCATCCAGAGGATACGGCAGCGATATTCCGTTATTTATGACAGCAGGCCTTCTCGCCAGTACGAGTTTCCAGTCCTCTTCAGCTGAAGCCGCAAGCTCTTTCAGCGCTTCCAGCAGTGGAGGAATCGGAGGCGGTGGCGGCGTCGGTGGAGGTGGTGGCGGCTCCGGTGGGTTTTAA
- a CDS encoding MBL fold metallo-hydrolase, translating to MRVTRITPHVYKISIWIGLPISVWAVKENDGMMLVDAGIGQMGKGILKEIEQLDIGPLKRIVLTHGHPDHVGAIERIRSGRDVPVYAHPLEIPYIEGELPFPDRKKASVLVHPGLTQPLPDSEDGLSKIGGLKPFLTPGHSPGHTVFYHVEDDVLLGGDLFTSTRRGKLKRPIPLFTYNMPLAVASGSVVKYLKPEILSLCHGTDIRQPSLQYDAYAGKWGKM from the coding sequence ATGAGAGTAACGAGAATTACTCCGCATGTTTATAAAATATCTATTTGGATTGGGTTACCCATCAGCGTCTGGGCAGTAAAAGAAAATGACGGAATGATGCTTGTAGATGCGGGAATTGGGCAGATGGGGAAGGGGATTTTAAAAGAAATCGAGCAGCTTGACATCGGTCCGCTTAAGCGGATTGTTCTCACTCATGGACATCCGGACCATGTGGGAGCAATTGAGCGGATCCGTTCGGGCAGAGACGTTCCAGTGTATGCCCATCCGCTTGAAATTCCTTATATAGAGGGAGAGCTTCCCTTTCCGGACAGAAAAAAAGCGTCTGTACTGGTCCACCCGGGATTGACGCAGCCCCTCCCGGATTCAGAAGACGGATTAAGCAAAATCGGCGGACTCAAGCCATTTTTAACACCGGGACACTCACCGGGTCATACGGTGTTTTACCATGTGGAAGATGATGTTTTGCTCGGTGGAGATTTATTTACTTCCACGCGCCGTGGAAAGCTGAAGCGACCGATTCCCCTGTTTACTTACAATATGCCGCTGGCAGTTGCGAGCGGCAGCGTCGTGAAATATCTGAAGCCGGAAATTCTGAGCCTCTGCCATGGAACGGACATCAGACAGCCGTCTCTGCAGTACGACGCCTATGCGGGAAAATGGGGGAAGATGTAA
- a CDS encoding fructose-1,6-bisphosphatase translates to MLNFKYLDLLAQKYDSEEKVASEIINLEAILDLPKGTEHFVSDLHGEYQGFQHVLRNGSGNVKMKIRDLFEGELNESELDEFATLIYYPEEKLKLLKSNFTSKQELREGYVEIIERMLKLVSYASSKYTRSKLRKALPEQFVYIIEELLYKKDEFENKKEYYGKMLERIISLGQGDKLIIGLAYTTQRLVVDHLHVVGDIYDRGPDPHKIMDTLINHHSVDIQWGNHDVLWVGAYAGSKVCLANIIRICARYNNLDIIEDAYGINLRPLLNLAEKYYDDNPAFRPKRISDETLTGQEQLQITKIHQAISIIQFKLESPIIKRRPCLNMENRLLLEKVDYEKKEVTLHGITYSLENTCFATVNPERPYELLDEEQQVIDKLLFSIQHSEKLTRHMNFLLKKGSLYLKYNGNLLIHGCIPLDEEGNMKEMEIKDTTYAGRELLDVFENYVREAFAHPEETDDFATDMVWYLWTGENSSLFGKREMTTFERYFIKEKETHKERKNPYYYMREDEEACRRMLAEFDLNPDQGRIINGHTPVKEIDGEDPIKANGKMIVIDGGFSKAYHSTTGIAGYTLLYNSYGMQLVAHQLFNSKEDVLMKETDVLSVKRLVNEELVRKKVRETNIGEKLLQEISSLKSLRKHRYMK, encoded by the coding sequence ATGTTAAATTTTAAGTACTTGGATTTATTGGCTCAAAAATATGACAGTGAAGAAAAAGTGGCTTCGGAAATCATTAATCTTGAAGCTATACTGGATCTGCCGAAAGGGACAGAACATTTTGTGAGTGATCTGCACGGCGAGTACCAGGGGTTTCAACATGTGCTGCGCAACGGTTCTGGAAATGTAAAAATGAAAATCAGAGACCTTTTCGAAGGGGAATTGAATGAATCGGAGCTCGATGAATTTGCGACATTGATTTATTACCCGGAAGAGAAGCTGAAATTGTTAAAAAGTAATTTCACGAGTAAACAGGAACTGCGGGAAGGGTACGTAGAAATTATTGAGCGTATGCTGAAGCTCGTTTCCTATGCTTCTTCCAAATACACGCGTTCCAAACTGCGTAAAGCACTTCCCGAGCAGTTTGTTTATATTATTGAAGAATTATTATATAAAAAGGATGAGTTCGAAAACAAGAAAGAATATTATGGGAAAATGCTCGAACGAATCATTTCCCTCGGACAGGGCGACAAGTTAATTATCGGCCTGGCATACACGACGCAGCGATTAGTAGTGGATCACCTTCATGTGGTAGGGGATATTTATGACCGGGGTCCGGATCCGCATAAAATTATGGATACGCTCATCAATCACCATTCCGTGGACATTCAGTGGGGGAACCATGACGTTTTATGGGTGGGCGCTTATGCCGGCTCTAAAGTCTGTCTCGCGAATATTATCCGGATCTGCGCGCGTTACAACAACCTCGATATCATCGAAGATGCCTACGGAATTAATCTGCGGCCGCTTCTGAATTTGGCGGAGAAGTACTATGACGACAATCCTGCTTTTCGTCCTAAGCGAATTTCAGATGAAACATTGACCGGGCAGGAGCAGCTGCAGATTACAAAGATTCATCAAGCGATTTCCATCATTCAGTTTAAGCTGGAAAGCCCGATCATTAAAAGGCGCCCCTGTTTAAACATGGAAAATCGGTTATTGCTTGAAAAAGTAGACTATGAAAAAAAGGAAGTGACTCTTCACGGAATAACGTATTCGTTGGAAAACACCTGCTTTGCGACTGTCAATCCGGAGCGGCCTTATGAATTATTAGACGAAGAACAGCAGGTGATCGATAAACTGCTCTTCTCTATTCAGCATTCGGAGAAATTGACGAGACATATGAACTTCCTTTTGAAAAAAGGCAGCCTTTATTTGAAATATAACGGAAATTTACTTATCCATGGCTGTATTCCTTTGGATGAAGAAGGAAATATGAAGGAAATGGAGATTAAAGACACTACTTATGCCGGCCGTGAGCTGCTGGATGTTTTCGAAAACTATGTGCGCGAGGCCTTTGCCCATCCAGAGGAGACCGATGATTTTGCGACTGATATGGTTTGGTACCTTTGGACAGGAGAAAATTCCTCTCTCTTTGGAAAAAGAGAAATGACCACCTTTGAACGGTATTTTATTAAAGAAAAAGAAACGCATAAGGAAAGAAAAAATCCTTACTACTATATGCGCGAAGATGAAGAAGCATGCCGCAGAATGCTCGCGGAGTTTGATCTTAACCCGGATCAGGGCCGGATTATCAATGGTCATACGCCGGTGAAGGAAATTGATGGGGAAGATCCAATCAAAGCGAATGGGAAGATGATCGTCATTGATGGCGGCTTTTCGAAAGCGTACCATTCCACTACAGGGATAGCGGGATACACGCTCTTATACAACTCTTATGGCATGCAGCTGGTCGCTCATCAGCTGTTTAATTCAAAAGAAGACGTTTTAATGAAAGAAACGGATGTTTTGTCTGTAAAAAGGCTTGTCAATGAAGAACTCGTACGGAAAAAAGTAAGGGAAACGAATATCGGCGAAAAATTATTACAGGAAATCTCCAGCCTGAAAAGTTTGAGAAAGCATCGTTATATGAAATAA